The Candidatus Omnitrophota bacterium genome has a segment encoding these proteins:
- a CDS encoding paraquat-inducible protein A produces the protein MRNMESSDKKSLMQLHPRRVDIVLLILTSAVLLYKGFQLPVLTVRKLWEKNTFSILSGIDNLWAEEYYFLAALIFFFSVAFPVVKLFFLAVIWFVKLGNELRRKMLFCLEVLGRWSMLDVFIAAVLVVTVKLGALASANLEDGIYFFGMSILLAMIATNLVDYLARRV, from the coding sequence ATGCGTAATATGGAATCTTCCGACAAGAAGTCGCTGATGCAGCTTCACCCCAGAAGGGTTGACATTGTCCTTCTGATCCTCACTTCAGCCGTATTGCTTTATAAGGGTTTTCAACTCCCTGTCCTGACGGTAAGAAAGTTGTGGGAAAAGAACACCTTTTCGATCCTTTCAGGCATTGATAATCTTTGGGCGGAAGAGTATTATTTTCTGGCAGCTCTCATTTTTTTCTTTTCGGTTGCTTTTCCTGTTGTAAAATTATTTTTTCTTGCGGTGATCTGGTTTGTGAAGTTAGGGAATGAGCTGAGAAGAAAAATGCTTTTTTGTCTGGAAGTTTTGGGCAGATGGTCGATGCTGGATGTTTTTATCGCCGCTGTTCTGGTCGTGACCGTCAAATTAGGCGCTTTGGCATCGGCCAATCTGGAAGACGGGATCTATTTTTTCGGAATGTCCATTTTGCTGGCCATGATCGCCACTAATTTAGTGGATTATTTGGCGCGCCGCGTTTAA
- a CDS encoding VOC family protein: MIRIQGIDHVALNVRDLDKSVEFYTKVIGLKITAREPSKPGIEYFLDCGPSLLGIIQAKNLDDAHPFAHEGLGANHFSFRVHSDDFGPMIKRLEEHGVTIEYAKKREKSWSLYFYDIDGNKLEVTAWPLEDGLPADQRVKEIYDGKTKTWRKYD; encoded by the coding sequence ATGATCAGAATTCAGGGCATAGATCACGTGGCTTTGAACGTGCGCGACTTAGACAAGTCGGTTGAGTTCTACACGAAGGTGATCGGCTTAAAAATCACCGCGCGCGAACCATCCAAACCCGGGATTGAATACTTTTTGGACTGCGGCCCCTCCTTGCTGGGGATCATCCAAGCTAAGAACCTTGACGATGCGCACCCTTTTGCTCATGAGGGCTTGGGTGCCAATCATTTTTCGTTCCGCGTCCACTCCGACGATTTTGGACCCATGATCAAGCGTCTGGAAGAACATGGCGTCACCATTGAATACGCCAAAAAACGCGAAAAAAGCTGGTCACTGTATTTCTACGATATTGACGGGAATAAACTGGAAGTCACGGCCTGGCCGCTGGAGGATGGATTACCCGCTGATCAACGTGTGAAAGAGATTTACGACGGCAAGACAAAGACGTGGAGAAAATATGATTAA
- the hisJ gene encoding histidinol-phosphatase HisJ — MLPQTDYHMHTPLCGHAVGSPEEYVGFGLKAGLKEIGFSDHAPMVHEPMPGITMDLDELPLYHRMIEEVRAKYAGRITIKTALESDFIPGFEAKTKAIIDGYPYDYIIGSVHFINGWAVDDPATVEEWKTKDINQIYRDYYALLRQSAKTGFFNIIGHCDLPKKFGYRPTADLTDEVKATAKVFKETGVAVEINTSGLRKPVKEMYPAPACLKIYHEAGVPLTFGSDAHDPKDVGRDFDKAVDLAKSIGYNEYLIFKQRKIERTVKI, encoded by the coding sequence ATGTTGCCCCAGACCGATTATCACATGCACACCCCTCTTTGCGGGCATGCCGTTGGCAGTCCCGAAGAATACGTTGGCTTTGGGCTCAAGGCGGGCCTCAAGGAAATAGGTTTTTCCGACCACGCGCCCATGGTCCATGAGCCCATGCCGGGCATCACCATGGACCTCGACGAACTGCCCCTCTACCATCGCATGATCGAAGAAGTACGTGCCAAGTACGCCGGCCGGATCACCATCAAGACGGCGCTGGAATCGGATTTTATCCCCGGCTTTGAAGCCAAGACCAAGGCCATCATTGACGGCTATCCGTACGACTATATCATCGGGTCCGTGCACTTTATCAACGGCTGGGCTGTGGATGACCCCGCCACCGTTGAAGAATGGAAAACAAAGGACATCAACCAAATCTACCGTGATTACTACGCCCTGTTGCGCCAAAGCGCCAAAACCGGCTTCTTTAATATCATCGGCCACTGCGATCTGCCCAAAAAATTCGGCTACAGGCCGACCGCGGACCTGACCGACGAGGTCAAAGCCACGGCCAAGGTCTTCAAGGAAACCGGCGTTGCTGTTGAGATCAACACCTCGGGCCTAAGAAAACCCGTCAAGGAAATGTACCCTGCCCCCGCCTGCCTGAAAATTTATCACGAAGCCGGTGTGCCGCTCACCTTCGGCTCGGACGCGCATGACCCCAAGGACGTGGGCCGCGATTTTGACAAGGCCGTTGATCTGGCCAAGTCCATCGGGTACAACGAATATCTTATTTTCAAACAGCGTAAGATCGAACGGACAGTCAAAATATGA
- the folE gene encoding GTP cyclohydrolase I FolE, producing the protein MDEFFRKMIESIGEDPKREGLLKTPHRAARAFEFMTQGYKTDVKEIVNNAVFTSDNDEMVIVKDIEMYSLCEHHMLPFFGRAHIGYIPNGKIIGLSKIARIVDMYARRLQVQENLTKEIAQTLMHVTGALGVGVVIEAQHLCMMMRGVEKQNCCMKTSCMLGAFRKDASTRTEFLSLIK; encoded by the coding sequence ATGGATGAATTTTTCCGCAAAATGATCGAAAGCATCGGGGAAGACCCCAAGCGCGAAGGCCTGCTCAAGACGCCTCACCGCGCGGCGCGGGCTTTTGAATTCATGACCCAGGGGTACAAGACAGACGTCAAGGAGATCGTCAATAACGCGGTCTTCACGTCCGATAATGACGAAATGGTCATCGTCAAGGACATTGAAATGTATTCCCTGTGCGAGCACCATATGCTGCCGTTTTTCGGCCGGGCCCACATCGGTTATATTCCCAACGGCAAGATCATCGGTCTTTCCAAAATAGCCCGCATCGTGGACATGTATGCCCGGCGCCTGCAGGTGCAGGAAAATCTGACCAAGGAGATCGCGCAAACCCTGATGCACGTCACCGGCGCTTTGGGTGTCGGGGTCGTTATCGAGGCCCAACATTTGTGCATGATGATGCGCGGGGTTGAAAAACAGAACTGCTGCATGAAAACATCCTGCATGCTGGGCGCGTTCCGTAAAGACGCTTCCACCCGCACGGAATTCTTGAGTTTAATCAAATGA
- a CDS encoding SDR family oxidoreductase, with amino-acid sequence MTFKGTALVTGAAKRLGAAVALHLAGQGHHVALHYNRSKTEAMKTAQAIYKTGVRCELFACDLSDEKAVSGLVGQVHRSMPNLNLLVNSASMFIPGRFGGDMGLFKTHWDINFKAPYILSCAFVRMVKKGHIINFIDTNVAKNVTRYEDYLLTKKTLYAFTKMAAAAWGPHIRVNGISPGMILSPVNHPSDDRARRAKKIPLQRVGHPKYIVQTLQFLLDNDYLTGQIIATDGGEGLV; translated from the coding sequence ATGACATTCAAAGGCACGGCTCTGGTGACCGGCGCGGCCAAACGTTTGGGCGCGGCTGTTGCTTTGCATTTGGCAGGGCAGGGGCATCACGTCGCTTTGCATTATAACCGTTCCAAGACAGAGGCCATGAAAACAGCCCAGGCCATTTATAAAACAGGCGTGCGCTGTGAATTGTTCGCCTGCGACTTGTCCGATGAAAAAGCCGTGTCGGGCCTTGTCGGCCAGGTCCACCGGTCCATGCCGAACTTAAATCTTTTGGTCAACAGCGCTTCCATGTTCATCCCCGGCCGTTTCGGGGGGGACATGGGTTTATTTAAAACGCACTGGGACATCAATTTTAAAGCGCCCTATATCCTGTCCTGCGCTTTTGTCCGGATGGTCAAAAAGGGGCACATCATCAATTTTATTGATACCAACGTGGCCAAGAACGTCACCCGTTATGAGGATTACCTTTTGACTAAAAAGACCTTGTATGCGTTCACCAAAATGGCCGCGGCCGCGTGGGGTCCGCATATCCGCGTTAACGGCATCTCTCCGGGCATGATTCTTTCGCCGGTGAATCACCCGTCGGATGACCGCGCCCGTCGCGCGAAAAAGATCCCGTTGCAGAGGGTCGGGCATCCCAAATACATCGTGCAGACCCTGCAATTCCTGCTGGACAACGATTATCTCACCGGCCAGATCATTGCCACGGACGGCGGAGAGGGGTTGGTTTAA
- the folB gene encoding dihydroneopterin aldolase, which translates to MMATIRINDLRLRAFIGTHPWERRNKQDLILNLAICYDASKASKSDRLKDALDYEALTERVGRTVQRSRHYLLEKLAAKVLDVVLAADPRVSGAWVRLDKPHAIGEARSVSFELARALKK; encoded by the coding sequence ATGATGGCTACCATACGCATCAACGATCTTCGCCTGCGCGCCTTCATCGGCACCCACCCTTGGGAACGCAGGAACAAACAGGACCTCATCCTGAATTTGGCCATCTGCTACGATGCTTCCAAAGCGTCCAAGTCCGACCGCCTGAAGGATGCCCTGGATTACGAAGCCCTGACTGAAAGGGTGGGCCGCACGGTCCAGCGTTCCCGGCACTATCTATTAGAGAAGCTGGCGGCCAAGGTGCTGGACGTGGTGCTTGCGGCTGACCCCAGGGTCAGCGGCGCCTGGGTGCGTCTGGACAAGCCCCATGCCATCGGCGAAGCCCGTTCGGTGTCTTTTGAGCTTGCGCGCGCCTTGAAAAAATAA
- the fabG gene encoding 3-oxoacyl-[acyl-carrier-protein] reductase, protein MFKDQVVLVTGSTRGIGKEIAKAFAGQGASVIVIGRDAGQAGQAAAEIIANGGSADGYACDVTDGNSVQETVNKILDKHKRIDILVNNAGITRDNLLLRIDESDWDEVIRVNLKGVFNVTKVIARAMLKAKKGKIISIASVIGITGNAGQANYAASKAGIIGFSKSVAKELASRGITVNVVAPGYILTDMTARLSQAVQDGIMKDIPLQHFGSPRDVAGVCMFLASPAADYITGQTIVVDGGLTL, encoded by the coding sequence ATGTTCAAAGATCAGGTGGTTTTGGTGACCGGGTCCACCCGGGGCATCGGCAAAGAGATCGCCAAGGCCTTTGCCGGTCAGGGGGCGAGTGTCATTGTGATCGGCCGTGACGCCGGACAGGCGGGCCAGGCAGCTGCTGAAATCATTGCAAACGGCGGTTCGGCAGACGGTTACGCGTGCGACGTAACGGATGGCAACAGCGTCCAAGAAACGGTCAATAAAATTCTTGACAAACATAAGCGCATTGATATATTAGTCAACAACGCCGGCATCACGCGTGACAATCTGCTCTTGAGGATCGACGAGTCCGATTGGGACGAGGTCATCAGGGTCAATCTCAAGGGCGTTTTTAATGTCACCAAGGTGATTGCCAGGGCGATGCTCAAAGCCAAAAAGGGCAAGATCATCAGCATCGCATCGGTCATTGGAATTACGGGGAACGCGGGACAGGCCAATTACGCGGCGAGCAAGGCCGGCATCATCGGTTTTTCCAAGTCCGTCGCCAAAGAACTGGCGTCCCGGGGCATCACGGTCAACGTCGTGGCGCCCGGATACATCCTCACCGACATGACCGCCCGGCTTTCCCAGGCGGTCCAGGATGGTATCATGAAGGACATCCCCTTGCAGCATTTTGGCAGTCCCCGCGATGTGGCCGGCGTATGCATGTTTTTGGCCTCACCGGCGGCGGACTATATCACCGGCCAGACCATCGTCGTTGACGGCGGTTTGACGCTTTAA
- the acpP gene encoding acyl carrier protein, whose protein sequence is MAAQDKIKSIIAEQLGVKPEEVTPGASFVDDLGADSLDTVELIMALEEEFNIEIPDEDAEKMKTVGDAIKYIEEKASV, encoded by the coding sequence ATGGCAGCACAAGACAAGATCAAATCGATCATTGCCGAACAATTGGGTGTCAAACCGGAAGAGGTCACTCCCGGCGCGTCGTTCGTGGACGATCTGGGGGCGGATTCTCTGGACACCGTTGAATTGATCATGGCCCTGGAAGAGGAATTCAACATTGAGATCCCCGATGAGGACGCTGAAAAGATGAAGACGGTGGGGGACGCGATCAAATACATTGAAGAAAAAGCCAGCGTTTAA
- the fabF gene encoding beta-ketoacyl-ACP synthase II — protein sequence MHKKRVVVTGMGALSPVGSGTEKFWKALVAGQSGIRPITHFDASAFDSRINGDVIDYDPLQHFSTKDARNLSRFIQFGVVAANEAMAHSKLEIKNMDPYRVGVIVGSGIGSMASAEEEYEKFLAKGPGRITPFFIPKMIINEAAGQISINLGARGHCSAVVTACSTGNNCIGDAFRMIQHGEAEAMIAGGAESATSVLGLGGFCALKALSKCNDAPQKASRPFDLNRDGFVMAEGAGIVILEELGFAKKRGARILAEVVGYGSTADAYHITAPHEEGEGAVKSMEFALKDAGLTVQDISYINAHGTSTKLNDQIETLAIRKVFKDRAKKVPISSTKSMTGHLLGAAGAIELIACIMAIRDNVVPPTINYETPDPDCDLDYVPNVCRKVDMQAAMSNSLGFGGHNTTLVVKRFKE from the coding sequence ATGCATAAAAAACGTGTGGTCGTCACCGGCATGGGGGCGCTTAGCCCGGTCGGCAGCGGCACAGAAAAGTTTTGGAAAGCATTGGTCGCGGGCCAAAGCGGCATACGCCCCATCACGCATTTTGATGCCTCTGCTTTTGATTCGCGCATCAACGGCGATGTCATTGACTATGACCCTTTGCAGCATTTTTCCACCAAGGATGCCCGTAATCTGTCACGGTTCATCCAGTTCGGTGTGGTCGCGGCCAATGAAGCCATGGCGCATTCCAAACTGGAGATCAAGAACATGGACCCTTACCGCGTCGGGGTCATCGTGGGCTCGGGCATCGGCAGCATGGCTTCCGCCGAGGAGGAGTATGAGAAATTTTTGGCCAAGGGCCCCGGCCGCATTACACCGTTCTTTATCCCCAAGATGATCATCAACGAGGCCGCGGGCCAGATCTCCATCAATTTAGGCGCCAGAGGCCATTGTTCAGCGGTGGTCACCGCCTGCTCGACAGGCAATAATTGTATCGGCGATGCTTTTCGCATGATCCAGCACGGGGAAGCCGAGGCGATGATCGCCGGCGGCGCTGAAAGCGCCACGTCTGTTTTGGGTCTTGGCGGATTTTGCGCTCTGAAGGCCTTGTCCAAATGCAATGACGCGCCCCAGAAAGCAAGCCGGCCTTTTGATCTTAACCGCGACGGTTTTGTCATGGCCGAAGGCGCGGGGATCGTTATTTTGGAAGAATTGGGATTCGCGAAAAAACGGGGGGCCCGCATTTTGGCCGAGGTGGTTGGTTACGGCTCCACCGCCGACGCGTATCATATCACCGCGCCGCATGAAGAGGGGGAAGGGGCGGTGAAGTCCATGGAATTCGCGCTCAAGGACGCGGGATTGACCGTCCAGGACATTTCTTACATCAATGCCCACGGCACGTCAACGAAACTCAATGACCAGATCGAGACCCTGGCGATCAGGAAGGTCTTTAAGGACAGGGCCAAGAAAGTCCCCATTTCTTCAACCAAGTCCATGACCGGCCATTTGCTGGGCGCTGCCGGCGCCATTGAACTCATTGCCTGTATCATGGCCATCCGTGACAATGTCGTGCCGCCAACCATTAACTATGAGACCCCGGATCCCGACTGTGATCTGGATTATGTGCCCAACGTATGCCGCAAGGTTGATATGCAGGCGGCCATGTCCAATTCGCTGGGGTTCGGCGGCCATAACACCACCCTCGTCGTAAAACGGTTTAAAGAATAA
- a CDS encoding 3-isopropylmalate dehydrogenase: MKTYQIAVIPGDGTGPEVIREGLKVLDAAGQKYGFKVDKTTFDHGGARYLKTGKTLEDQDIAAIRKFQAIYLGAIGHPDVQPGILETGILLKLRFALDQYINLRPVKLYNQDFCPLKGKTPADIDFVVVRENSEGLYKGMGEFRDKGTKDEVAIQISYNTRKGVERCVRYAFEYTRRRNKAKKLTLCGKTNVLTYAWDLWQRTFNEVAKEYPDVKTDYAHVDATTMWFVKNPEWFDVIVTDNMFGDIITDLGAMIQGGMGIAAGGNINPQGVSMFEPIGGSAPKYTGKNVINPLAAICAAGMMLETLGEPKAAKAIEDTVIQFVTTKVKSLAAGQMGYSTSEIGDMIAEAFQ; the protein is encoded by the coding sequence ATGAAAACATATCAAATTGCCGTCATCCCGGGCGACGGGACCGGGCCGGAGGTCATCCGTGAGGGCTTGAAGGTCCTGGATGCCGCTGGTCAAAAATACGGATTTAAGGTCGACAAAACAACCTTTGATCACGGCGGAGCCCGTTATTTAAAGACGGGCAAGACCCTTGAAGACCAGGACATCGCGGCGATCAGGAAATTCCAGGCGATCTATCTGGGCGCCATCGGCCATCCCGACGTTCAGCCGGGCATTCTGGAGACCGGCATCCTTTTGAAACTGCGTTTTGCGCTGGACCAGTACATCAATCTGCGTCCGGTCAAATTATACAATCAGGATTTCTGCCCTTTGAAAGGCAAAACACCGGCGGACATTGATTTTGTGGTGGTCCGTGAGAATTCCGAAGGCCTGTACAAGGGCATGGGCGAATTCCGGGACAAGGGCACGAAGGATGAGGTCGCCATCCAGATCTCTTACAACACGCGCAAAGGTGTTGAGCGCTGTGTGCGTTATGCGTTTGAATACACGCGCCGGCGCAACAAGGCCAAAAAATTGACCTTGTGCGGCAAGACCAATGTGTTGACCTATGCGTGGGACCTGTGGCAGCGCACCTTTAACGAGGTGGCCAAGGAATACCCCGACGTGAAAACCGATTACGCGCATGTGGATGCCACGACCATGTGGTTCGTGAAAAATCCGGAATGGTTTGACGTCATCGTCACGGACAACATGTTCGGCGACATCATCACCGACCTGGGCGCCATGATCCAGGGCGGCATGGGCATCGCGGCCGGCGGCAATATCAACCCGCAGGGCGTTTCCATGTTCGAGCCCATCGGCGGCAGCGCGCCGAAATACACGGGCAAAAACGTCATCAACCCTTTGGCGGCGATCTGTGCGGCGGGCATGATGCTGGAAACTCTGGGCGAGCCAAAAGCGGCGAAAGCCATTGAAGATACGGTCATTCAATTTGTGACAACGAAGGTCAAGTCCCTGGCCGCAGGCCAGATGGGGTATTCGACGAGCGAGATCGGGGACATGATCGCAGAGGCATTCCAATGA
- a CDS encoding aspartate-semialdehyde dehydrogenase, which produces MKKYNVAILGIRGAVGQCMYHIVKERKFPVNKLILISPSGAGGALDGNKYVPLTKDVFKGVDIVLSSPGAEISKVWVPVAAKAGAVVIDNTSCFRMDPDVPLVVPEVNPQDIFKHKGIIANPNCSTIQMVVALKPLHDFARIKRIVVSTYQAVSGAGAEAVEELRAQQRGNKAVKKFPHPIAHNLIPQIDVFTDNFYTKEEMKMVNETRKIMHDASIKVSATCVRVPVFNSHSESVNIETAKKITRAKAIALLSKAPGVKVVDDVKTSTYPLPIHADGKDETFVGRIREDDTVANGLNLWVVSDNLRKGAALNAVQIAECLISN; this is translated from the coding sequence ATGAAAAAATACAATGTCGCTATTTTGGGTATCCGCGGGGCGGTGGGGCAATGCATGTACCACATTGTCAAAGAACGCAAATTTCCCGTCAATAAACTCATTTTGATCTCGCCCAGCGGCGCGGGCGGGGCGCTGGACGGCAACAAATATGTGCCTTTGACCAAGGATGTGTTCAAAGGGGTGGACATTGTTTTGTCTTCGCCGGGGGCCGAGATCAGCAAGGTCTGGGTGCCGGTGGCGGCCAAGGCCGGGGCTGTGGTCATTGACAACACATCCTGTTTTCGCATGGACCCGGATGTGCCTTTGGTCGTGCCCGAGGTGAATCCCCAAGACATCTTCAAGCACAAGGGCATCATCGCCAATCCCAATTGTTCCACCATACAGATGGTGGTGGCGTTAAAGCCCCTGCATGATTTTGCCAGGATCAAGCGCATCGTGGTTTCCACCTATCAGGCCGTGTCCGGCGCCGGGGCAGAGGCCGTGGAAGAACTGCGCGCCCAGCAAAGAGGCAACAAGGCCGTCAAAAAATTCCCGCATCCCATCGCGCATAATCTGATCCCGCAAATTGACGTCTTCACCGATAATTTTTACACCAAGGAAGAGATGAAGATGGTCAACGAGACCCGAAAGATCATGCATGACGCTTCCATTAAGGTCAGCGCCACCTGCGTGCGCGTGCCTGTTTTTAATAGCCACAGCGAATCGGTCAACATCGAGACCGCGAAAAAGATCACCCGCGCCAAAGCCATCGCGCTTTTAAGCAAGGCGCCGGGGGTCAAGGTGGTGGATGATGTCAAGACCTCCACCTATCCGCTTCCCATCCATGCCGACGGCAAGGACGAAACCTTTGTCGGGCGCATCCGCGAAGACGACACCGTTGCCAACGGCCTGAATTTGTGGGTCGTGTCGGACAATCTGCGCAAAGGCGCGGCCCTCAACGCCGTCCAGATCGCGGAATGCCTAATTTCAAATTAA
- the truA gene encoding tRNA pseudouridine(38-40) synthase TruA, with protein sequence MPNFKLTIEYDGSGFCGWQVQAQGERTVQGELQKILTKIFKQDISSIASGRTDSGVHAEAQVVSFKAKTRMTPAQIQKALNASLPLDIAVLEAKSVGANFHAQYNAKRKTYRYTVLNRDHRSVFWRDRAYFYPHQLDLAAMRRVAKFLVGKHDFRSFQAFDPLRAERDTVRTVKALTVIREGDFIHIEVTANGFLYKMVRNMVGTLLAVGCGRMKPAQVGALLKAKNRNAAPKTAPARGLCLMSVQY encoded by the coding sequence ATGCCTAATTTCAAATTAACCATTGAATACGACGGCAGCGGTTTTTGCGGCTGGCAGGTGCAAGCCCAGGGCGAACGCACCGTGCAGGGCGAGCTTCAGAAAATTCTCACCAAGATCTTCAAGCAGGATATTTCCTCTATAGCGTCGGGCCGCACGGACAGCGGGGTGCATGCCGAGGCCCAGGTGGTCAGTTTTAAGGCCAAAACACGCATGACACCGGCGCAAATCCAGAAAGCCCTGAACGCGTCCTTACCATTGGACATTGCGGTGCTCGAGGCCAAAAGCGTCGGCGCAAATTTTCACGCGCAATACAACGCCAAGCGAAAGACCTACCGGTATACGGTCTTAAACAGAGACCATCGTTCGGTATTCTGGCGGGACAGGGCGTATTTTTACCCGCATCAACTTGACCTCGCGGCCATGCGCCGGGTGGCAAAATTTTTGGTCGGCAAGCATGATTTTAGATCTTTTCAGGCCTTTGATCCTTTGCGCGCCGAACGCGACACGGTGCGCACGGTCAAGGCCTTGACCGTGATCAGGGAAGGGGACTTTATCCATATTGAGGTCACGGCCAACGGGTTTTTGTACAAGATGGTGCGCAACATGGTCGGGACCCTTTTGGCGGTGGGTTGCGGCCGCATGAAGCCGGCACAGGTCGGAGCCCTTTTAAAGGCCAAAAACCGGAACGCAGCCCCCAAAACCGCCCCGGCCCGCGGCCTTTGTCTCATGTCGGTGCAGTATTAA
- the rplM gene encoding 50S ribosomal protein L13 has protein sequence MKTYLPKVSEIEHKCFLIDAKDKTLGHIAAKAASILRGKHKRIYTPFLDTGDTVIIINAEKVHVTGKKLTDKVYTRYTGYPGGSRRVTLGQMLKNRPAKVLELAVTRMLPSGPLAYKQAGKLKVYAGEAHPHAAQKPIALEI, from the coding sequence ATGAAAACGTATTTACCTAAAGTCAGCGAAATTGAGCATAAATGTTTCCTGATCGACGCGAAGGACAAGACCCTCGGCCACATCGCGGCCAAGGCCGCGTCCATTTTGCGCGGCAAGCATAAACGCATCTATACTCCGTTCTTAGATACCGGAGATACAGTCATTATCATCAATGCCGAAAAAGTCCATGTCACGGGCAAGAAATTGACGGACAAGGTTTACACCCGTTATACCGGTTATCCCGGCGGTTCAAGGCGGGTCACCCTGGGTCAGATGCTTAAAAACCGTCCTGCCAAGGTGCTGGAGTTAGCGGTCACCCGCATGCTTCCCAGCGGTCCTTTGGCGTATAAGCAGGCGGGCAAGTTAAAAGTTTACGCGGGCGAGGCGCATCCTCACGCGGCCCAAAAGCCCATTGCTTTGGAAATTTAA
- the rpsI gene encoding 30S ribosomal protein S9 produces MVEIVKYAGTGRRKSSVARVVLTPGQGTILVNKREFTEYFPRETDRISILQPLKLTNLENKFDIAVRVTGGGSTGQAGAFKMGLSRALLVSDLLTRPVLKKAGCLTRDSRMKERKKPGQKGARRKFQWVKR; encoded by the coding sequence ATGGTAGAAATTGTCAAATATGCCGGTACAGGTCGCCGCAAGAGTTCCGTTGCCCGCGTTGTTTTGACGCCGGGGCAGGGCACGATCTTGGTGAACAAACGCGAATTCACGGAGTATTTCCCGCGGGAAACCGACCGGATCTCCATTCTTCAGCCGTTAAAACTCACGAATTTGGAAAATAAATTCGACATCGCCGTTCGTGTGACCGGCGGCGGTTCCACCGGACAGGCCGGCGCGTTCAAAATGGGTTTGTCGCGGGCGTTGCTCGTCAGCGATCTGTTGACCAGACCCGTGCTCAAAAAAGCCGGTTGTCTGACCAGGGACTCCAGAATGAAGGAAAGAAAGAAACCTGGCCAAAAGGGAGCTCGCCGCAAATTCCAATGGGTTAAGCGTTAG
- the argC gene encoding N-acetyl-gamma-glutamyl-phosphate reductase — translation MKNILKIGIAGVSGYTGKEALFLLLKHPRVRVTYVAANNTRGRVDAIYPEFSGRTDLVCQKFNIAQAVRHCDVVFLALPHTESMRVAGKLLKAGVKVIDLSADYRLKNTRVYERWYGHKHVDVKNVAKAVYGLPELFRQKIKTALLVANPGCYPTAAILGLAPLVMAKASSIISVVVDAKSGVSGAGRKASLDLLSSEVNENFKAYKVLAHQHTPEIDQALSQLAGKNMAVHFVAHLLPINRGILNTMYVHLKEGMTLNQAHTLYKKFYKTEPFVRILPLGAQPEVKNVAYTNFCDIGLAVSADKKMVVITSAIDNLVKGAAGQAVQNMNIMCGFKETEGLL, via the coding sequence ATGAAAAACATCCTAAAAATAGGCATTGCAGGTGTCAGTGGTTATACCGGAAAAGAAGCCCTGTTCCTCCTCTTGAAACACCCGCGGGTGCGCGTCACCTACGTGGCGGCCAACAATACGCGGGGACGGGTGGATGCGATCTATCCCGAATTTTCGGGACGGACGGACCTTGTTTGCCAAAAATTCAATATCGCCCAGGCAGTCCGGCATTGCGATGTCGTGTTTTTGGCGCTTCCGCATACCGAGTCCATGCGTGTCGCCGGAAAACTTCTAAAAGCCGGGGTCAAGGTCATTGACTTGAGCGCGGATTACCGGCTTAAAAACACCAGGGTTTATGAGCGCTGGTATGGCCATAAACACGTGGATGTCAAAAATGTCGCCAAAGCCGTGTATGGCCTGCCGGAATTGTTCCGGCAGAAAATAAAGACAGCGCTGCTCGTTGCGAACCCGGGCTGTTATCCGACGGCTGCTATTTTGGGATTGGCTCCCCTCGTCATGGCCAAGGCCTCATCCATTATATCCGTTGTCGTGGATGCCAAATCCGGCGTTTCCGGCGCGGGGCGCAAGGCGTCTTTGGACCTGTTGTCCAGCGAGGTCAATGAGAATTTCAAAGCCTATAAGGTTTTGGCGCATCAGCATACGCCCGAGATCGACCAGGCCTTGTCCCAATTGGCCGGAAAGAACATGGCCGTGCATTTTGTCGCCCATCTATTGCCCATCAACCGGGGAATATTGAACACCATGTATGTGCATCTCAAAGAGGGAATGACATTAAACCAGGCGCATACCCTTTATAAGAAATTTTACAAAACAGAACCGTTCGTCCGCATTCTGCCTTTAGGCGCGCAGCCCGAAGTCAAGAATGTTGCCTACACCAATTTTTGCGACATCGGCCTTGCGGTCAGCGCCGACAAGAAAATGGTGGTCATCACCAGCGCCATTGATAATCTGGTCAAGGGCGCGGCAGGCCAGGCCGTGCAGAACATGAACATCATGTGCGGTTTTAAGGAAACCGAGGGTTTGCTATGA